A window of the Tunturibacter empetritectus genome harbors these coding sequences:
- a CDS encoding M24 family metallopeptidase, with the protein MAQPTYGTMGVDWEQRIDFDRLRVERLQRAKNLLAKSEMGALLCFDMNNVRYLTSTHIGTWAQDKANRFVLLPQNDEPILWDFGSAARHHQLHCPWLGERSRPGISMLRGTMSPEHGRAEDVAKKIRIELEMRGLHKEPVGIDIIELPVLFALQREGITVIDGQQLMSEARVIKTKDEIALLNTSASMVDAAYHELYMAMKPGMRENEAVGLVSKVLYDLGSEYVEAVNAISGERCNPHPHVFSDRIMRPGDPVYYDILHSYMGYRTCYYRTFSIGYSSHAMVDAYKRCRDYLDAAIDLIRPGRSTGDVASVWPKAQDFGFPNEEAAFALQYGHGIGLAIWEKPVISRLVSLDHPQEIKPGMVFALETFWPSKDGWSAARIEEEIVVTETGHEVITRFPAEKLLVAGAHYYTVGGPLPTVRETESEPSADVRNLVAASAQKERIGS; encoded by the coding sequence ATGGCACAGCCGACTTACGGAACCATGGGAGTTGATTGGGAGCAGCGAATCGATTTTGATCGTCTTCGTGTAGAGAGACTCCAGCGCGCGAAGAACCTGCTTGCGAAGTCTGAGATGGGGGCGCTGCTCTGCTTCGACATGAACAATGTGCGTTACCTCACGTCGACGCACATTGGCACATGGGCCCAGGACAAAGCGAACCGGTTCGTCTTGCTCCCGCAAAACGATGAGCCCATCCTGTGGGACTTCGGCTCCGCAGCCCGACATCATCAACTGCACTGTCCGTGGCTCGGAGAACGCTCGCGCCCGGGCATCTCCATGTTGCGTGGCACGATGTCTCCTGAGCACGGTCGTGCGGAAGATGTCGCCAAGAAGATTCGCATTGAGCTAGAGATGCGTGGGCTGCATAAGGAGCCGGTAGGAATCGACATCATCGAATTGCCAGTCCTGTTTGCTTTGCAACGCGAGGGTATTACCGTCATCGACGGTCAGCAGTTGATGTCCGAGGCCCGCGTCATCAAGACCAAAGACGAGATTGCGCTTCTAAACACCTCTGCTTCGATGGTTGATGCGGCCTATCACGAGCTTTACATGGCGATGAAGCCGGGCATGCGGGAGAACGAAGCCGTAGGCCTGGTAAGCAAGGTGCTCTACGACCTTGGCTCAGAGTACGTCGAGGCGGTCAATGCAATCTCCGGCGAACGATGCAATCCTCATCCGCACGTCTTCTCCGACAGAATTATGCGCCCTGGCGACCCCGTCTACTACGACATTCTTCACTCTTACATGGGCTACCGAACGTGTTATTACCGTACCTTCTCAATTGGCTATTCGTCCCACGCGATGGTCGACGCTTACAAGAGATGCCGCGACTACCTGGACGCTGCGATCGATCTGATTCGTCCCGGCCGTTCGACGGGCGATGTCGCCTCAGTGTGGCCGAAGGCGCAGGACTTCGGATTCCCCAATGAGGAGGCGGCCTTCGCGCTCCAGTATGGGCACGGCATCGGACTCGCGATCTGGGAGAAGCCGGTCATCAGCCGCCTTGTCTCTCTGGATCATCCGCAGGAGATCAAGCCTGGAATGGTCTTCGCCCTCGAGACGTTCTGGCCCTCGAAAGATGGCTGGAGCGCGGCACGAATCGAAGAAGAGATCGTTGTCACGGAGACCGGCCATGAGGTGATCACGCGCTTCCCTGCTGAGAAGCTTCTAGTCGCTGGCGCGCATTACTACACGGTCGGCGGCCCGCTTCCAACCGTGCGAGAGACAGAATCAGAACCTAGCGCAGATGTTCGCAACCTGGTTGCAGCCAGTGCACAAAAAGAGAGGATCGGGAGCTAA
- a CDS encoding alpha-ketoacid dehydrogenase subunit beta yields the protein MPDSTDRELTFAQAVREALAEEMRHDSRVCILGEDVAEAGTPFKVLSGLVEEFGTNRVFDTPISEAGFTGIAVGAAMTGIRPVVDIMFGDFLTLTMDQMVNQAAKIHYMSGGKWKVPMVLRTTLGASRRSAAQHSQSLHAWLCHVPGLKVVIPSTPADAKGLLKTAIRDENPIIFFEDKMMHHKLKGPVPTGEYTIPLGVAEVKRVGKDISLVATSSMVQVALGAADMLAEIGISAEVVDPRTLWPLDEKTLIDSAKKTSRAIVIDEGYGRYGVTSELASVISEGAFYDLDGPVLRMGAMHVPIPFSPPLEDLTVPTEKMLFNAAKKLCSKS from the coding sequence ATGCCTGACAGTACTGATCGTGAATTGACCTTTGCACAGGCCGTAAGGGAGGCACTCGCGGAAGAGATGCGTCACGACTCGCGAGTCTGCATCCTTGGCGAAGACGTGGCCGAAGCAGGCACCCCTTTCAAAGTGTTATCGGGGCTGGTCGAGGAGTTCGGAACCAATCGAGTCTTTGACACACCGATCTCCGAGGCAGGTTTTACCGGCATAGCCGTGGGCGCTGCCATGACCGGGATTCGCCCCGTGGTCGACATCATGTTCGGCGACTTTCTTACCTTGACGATGGACCAGATGGTTAATCAAGCTGCAAAGATCCACTACATGTCGGGTGGCAAGTGGAAGGTGCCGATGGTTCTGCGGACGACGCTCGGAGCAAGCAGGCGCTCTGCCGCTCAACACTCGCAGTCTCTCCACGCATGGCTATGCCACGTGCCCGGACTGAAGGTTGTGATTCCATCCACTCCTGCCGACGCAAAGGGTCTCTTGAAGACTGCGATCCGCGACGAGAATCCCATCATCTTCTTCGAAGACAAGATGATGCACCACAAGCTGAAAGGCCCCGTCCCGACCGGAGAATACACGATCCCTCTCGGCGTTGCGGAGGTCAAGCGCGTCGGCAAAGACATCTCACTGGTAGCGACCAGTAGTATGGTGCAGGTGGCGCTGGGCGCGGCAGATATGCTCGCGGAGATTGGCATCAGCGCGGAGGTTGTCGACCCGCGAACTCTCTGGCCGCTCGATGAAAAGACGCTCATTGACTCTGCAAAGAAGACGTCTCGCGCCATTGTGATCGACGAAGGGTACGGCCGCTACGGTGTGACCTCGGAGTTGGCCTCGGTGATCTCGGAGGGTGCTTTTTACGATCTCGACGGCCCGGTACTTCGTATGGGAGCGATGCATGTTCCCATCCCCTTCTCGCCGCCGCTTGAGGACCTGACCGTACCGACTGAGAAGATGCTCTTTAATGCGGCGAAGAAGCTTTGCAGCAAGTCGTAG
- a CDS encoding thiamine pyrophosphate-dependent dehydrogenase E1 component subunit alpha: MTSQTEEAVNTFGKELALHAYRQMLRIRMFEEQVNELYTRALMPGLAHLYSGEEAIAVGICEALKKEDYVTSTHRGHGHCLAKGATPNLMFAELLGKEAGYCHGKGGSMHIADPATGNLGANAIVGGSMGIATGAAFSAKYLNNGLVAVCFFGEGALGQGLLYEVLNIAQLWKLPVIYVCENNLYNEYTHYSETTAGDICARATAFGVRAEAVDGQDVQAVYRKAKQLIDSARAGDGPAFLLCNTYRYTGHHVGDINRDYYRTKLEEQEWKTRRDPILLHGERLVHEGFTDKATLDALESEVREEMKAAVEFAIAAPYPALEEVEMHVYA; encoded by the coding sequence ATGACATCCCAAACCGAAGAAGCCGTGAACACGTTCGGCAAAGAGTTGGCGCTGCATGCCTATCGGCAGATGTTGCGTATCCGCATGTTCGAAGAGCAGGTGAACGAGCTCTACACGCGTGCGTTGATGCCTGGCCTCGCTCACTTGTACAGCGGCGAAGAAGCCATTGCGGTCGGCATCTGCGAAGCTCTCAAAAAGGAAGACTACGTCACCAGCACACATCGTGGACACGGTCACTGCCTGGCCAAAGGCGCTACGCCGAATCTCATGTTTGCCGAGCTGCTGGGGAAGGAAGCGGGATACTGTCATGGCAAAGGCGGCTCGATGCATATAGCCGATCCTGCAACCGGTAATCTGGGTGCGAATGCGATCGTTGGTGGCAGCATGGGCATCGCGACAGGCGCCGCCTTCTCAGCGAAGTACCTGAACAATGGCCTGGTTGCTGTCTGCTTCTTTGGCGAAGGAGCACTCGGTCAGGGTCTGCTCTATGAGGTGTTGAACATCGCTCAGCTCTGGAAGCTCCCTGTGATCTACGTCTGCGAAAACAACCTCTACAACGAGTACACACACTACAGTGAGACCACGGCGGGAGATATCTGCGCCCGAGCCACCGCATTTGGCGTAAGAGCCGAAGCCGTAGATGGGCAGGATGTGCAAGCCGTCTATAGAAAGGCCAAACAACTTATTGACAGTGCGAGAGCTGGCGATGGTCCGGCTTTTCTTCTCTGCAATACCTATCGCTACACCGGCCATCACGTAGGCGACATCAATCGCGATTACTACCGCACCAAGCTGGAAGAGCAGGAATGGAAGACACGCCGCGACCCCATTCTGCTTCACGGCGAACGGCTGGTTCACGAAGGGTTCACCGATAAGGCAACGCTCGACGCACTTGAAAGCGAAGTAAGAGAAGAGATGAAAGCCGCTGTCGAGTTTGCGATCGCTGCTCCGTACCCAGCATTAGAAGAAGTGGAGATGCACGTCTATGCCTGA
- a CDS encoding NAD(P)-dependent oxidoreductase: MANLGFIGLGVMGSEMVDRLLAKGHTVTGYNRTRCKAERLIEKGMKIAESPREVAEAADVVLSMVTNGPALKGIAEGPDGFLAGLSAGKILVDISTVGPDLSREMAEKVRALGADMLDAPVSGSVITLQEGNLSVMVGGRAETFEKVKPILLDIGPKVTHVGGNGLALSMKIASNLSLAVQMLAFSEGVLLAEKSGIKREVAVDVLTHSAIASPMIKYRGPFVLQQPEEAWFDVNMMQKDMLLALDLGRQLNVPLPTTAVTNEFLAAARAMNWAKLDFAVIFDVLAKLSGIDTGVGR, from the coding sequence ATGGCGAACCTCGGATTTATTGGCCTTGGAGTAATGGGAAGTGAGATGGTGGACCGGCTCCTGGCCAAGGGCCATACTGTGACCGGCTATAACCGGACACGGTGCAAAGCGGAACGACTCATCGAGAAGGGAATGAAGATCGCAGAGTCTCCGCGCGAGGTAGCCGAAGCTGCTGATGTTGTTCTCTCCATGGTCACGAACGGTCCCGCATTGAAAGGTATCGCGGAAGGCCCGGATGGTTTTCTCGCTGGGCTCAGCGCCGGAAAGATCCTGGTCGATATCAGCACCGTGGGGCCGGATTTAAGTCGCGAGATGGCGGAAAAGGTTCGCGCTCTGGGCGCTGACATGCTGGATGCTCCTGTCTCGGGAAGCGTCATTACTCTGCAGGAAGGCAATCTCTCCGTGATGGTAGGCGGAAGGGCAGAGACCTTCGAGAAGGTCAAACCGATCCTGTTGGATATAGGCCCCAAGGTGACGCACGTTGGCGGCAATGGACTGGCACTGTCCATGAAGATTGCTTCGAATCTGAGCCTAGCGGTACAGATGCTGGCCTTCTCCGAAGGCGTGCTGCTGGCTGAGAAGAGCGGCATCAAGCGCGAAGTTGCGGTGGACGTACTCACTCACAGCGCCATCGCTTCTCCTATGATCAAGTACCGGGGCCCCTTCGTTCTTCAGCAGCCGGAAGAGGCATGGTTTGACGTGAACATGATGCAGAAGGATATGTTGCTGGCGCTGGATCTTGGACGGCAATTGAATGTGCCACTCCCGACCACTGCTGTTACCAATGAATTTCTAGCTGCTGCGCGGGCCATGAACTGGGCCAAGCTGGACTTCGCCGTAATCTTCGATGTTCTAGCGAAACTATCTGGCATCGACACAGGAGTTGGAAGATGA
- a CDS encoding FadR/GntR family transcriptional regulator, whose translation MAISTPGVLYSVSTTTTLKGGQTKGMPMYKVVRTARLYEQIVQQIEQSIQEGKLKPGDQLPAERELAQEFGVSRTAVREAVKTLSEKGLVEAYSGRGTFVSTGKSQAIRHSLNSFLKSGDLEDSDYVAEMREILEPEFTALAATRIEEQHLVMMREAVAVMDRSMKNPDAYIEADLDFHLALAEAAGNPLILSLLDSLVGVLREQRLGIFSVTGGPERGQVHHKLILEAIEKRSASSARKAMRAHLQQVHQDSKVSAVMKNKSPKRQSS comes from the coding sequence ATGGCAATTTCAACCCCTGGCGTCCTGTATAGTGTTTCGACCACGACCACCCTCAAAGGTGGCCAGACGAAGGGGATGCCAATGTACAAAGTAGTTCGAACAGCGAGACTTTATGAACAGATCGTGCAGCAGATCGAGCAGTCGATCCAGGAAGGAAAGCTGAAACCAGGGGACCAGTTGCCGGCGGAACGGGAGCTAGCCCAGGAGTTTGGGGTCAGCCGCACGGCGGTACGCGAAGCCGTCAAGACCTTGAGCGAGAAGGGGCTGGTCGAAGCGTACTCAGGCCGCGGCACGTTTGTCAGCACGGGAAAGTCCCAGGCGATACGCCACTCCCTCAACTCCTTTCTCAAGAGCGGCGACCTTGAAGACTCCGACTATGTTGCGGAGATGCGCGAGATTCTGGAGCCTGAGTTCACGGCGCTGGCCGCGACTCGCATCGAAGAACAGCACCTGGTCATGATGCGGGAGGCCGTCGCGGTGATGGACCGCAGCATGAAGAATCCAGACGCTTATATTGAAGCCGATCTCGACTTCCATCTGGCTCTGGCCGAAGCTGCTGGAAATCCGCTCATTCTGTCGTTGCTGGATTCGCTCGTAGGAGTTTTGCGGGAGCAGCGGCTGGGAATTTTCTCTGTCACCGGGGGGCCGGAGCGTGGTCAGGTCCATCACAAACTCATCCTGGAAGCGATCGAAAAGCGGAGTGCCAGTAGTGCACGCAAAGCGATGCGTGCTCACCTGCAACAGGTGCACCAAGATTCGAAGGTTTCTGCAGTTATGAAAAATAAATCACCTAAGAGGCAGTCCTCTTAA
- a CDS encoding NAD-dependent succinate-semialdehyde dehydrogenase, which yields MGIASINPATGEVMKTFDPLTDEELAAKLDKAAAAFVLHRGTSFAYRAERMIKAAEILEAEKEEFGRMMSLEMGKPIQAAIDEAFKSAWACRYYAEHAERFLADEAVETSANRSYIRYQPLGPVLAIMPWNYPFWQVIRFVAPALMAGNVGLLKHASNVPQSALAVEDVFLRAGFAEGVFQTLLVGASKVEGILADPRIAAATLTGSEGAGVQVGISAAKAIKKVVLELGGSDPYIVMKSANFAEAVATAVKARVANNGQSCIAAKRFIVEDSIADRFEKEFVARMEALKVGDPLDRATELGPLASTSAVEDLHRDVQKSVDAGARLLTGGKPIPGKGSFYPPTVLTDIPRDSPAYSEEFFGPVATIFRVKDAEEAIRIANDTRFGLGASVWTQDEAERDHLIQELEAGMVFVNKMVASDPRVPFGGVKQSGFGRELGPFGIREFTNIKTVWIEK from the coding sequence ATGGGCATTGCAAGCATCAATCCGGCCACCGGCGAAGTCATGAAAACCTTTGATCCGCTGACCGATGAGGAGTTGGCCGCGAAGCTCGATAAGGCCGCCGCAGCCTTTGTTCTTCATCGTGGGACCAGCTTCGCCTATCGCGCGGAACGCATGATAAAAGCGGCAGAGATTCTTGAAGCGGAGAAGGAGGAGTTTGGCCGCATGATGAGTCTGGAGATGGGGAAGCCCATTCAGGCTGCGATCGACGAAGCCTTCAAATCTGCCTGGGCCTGCCGTTACTACGCCGAGCACGCCGAGAGGTTTCTAGCGGATGAGGCGGTCGAGACCAGTGCAAATCGCAGCTATATACGCTATCAGCCGCTGGGGCCGGTTCTCGCCATCATGCCGTGGAACTACCCTTTCTGGCAGGTGATTCGCTTTGTCGCTCCGGCTCTGATGGCCGGCAACGTGGGGCTGCTCAAGCACGCCTCCAATGTTCCGCAGAGTGCGCTGGCTGTCGAAGATGTCTTTCTTCGTGCGGGATTTGCTGAGGGAGTCTTTCAAACTTTATTGGTTGGCGCCTCGAAGGTTGAAGGCATTCTGGCTGATCCGCGCATCGCCGCCGCAACGCTTACGGGGAGCGAAGGCGCTGGCGTTCAGGTGGGCATCTCTGCAGCCAAAGCGATCAAAAAAGTCGTGCTGGAGCTGGGCGGAAGCGATCCCTACATTGTGATGAAGTCGGCCAATTTTGCTGAAGCTGTCGCAACCGCGGTCAAGGCGCGTGTCGCAAATAACGGCCAGTCCTGCATCGCAGCCAAGAGATTCATTGTTGAGGATTCGATCGCCGACAGGTTTGAGAAGGAGTTCGTTGCGCGGATGGAAGCACTGAAGGTTGGGGATCCGCTGGATCGGGCAACAGAGCTCGGTCCGCTGGCCTCGACCAGCGCAGTCGAGGATCTGCACCGCGATGTCCAGAAGTCTGTCGATGCAGGTGCGAGGCTTCTGACTGGTGGCAAGCCGATTCCAGGAAAGGGCAGCTTTTATCCGCCGACCGTCCTCACCGACATCCCACGAGATTCGCCGGCCTATAGCGAAGAGTTCTTCGGTCCGGTTGCGACCATCTTTCGCGTGAAAGATGCAGAGGAGGCGATCCGCATCGCCAACGACACGCGCTTTGGTCTGGGCGCGAGTGTGTGGACCCAGGACGAGGCGGAACGAGACCATCTGATCCAGGAGTTGGAGGCAGGAATGGTCTTCGTCAACAAGATGGTCGCCTCCGATCCGCGGGTGCCCTTTGGCGGAGTCAAGCAGTCTGGATTCGGGCGTGAGCTTGGACCCTTCGGCATTCGCGAGTTCACGAACATCAAAACGGTTTGGATTGAAAAGTAG
- a CDS encoding TonB-dependent receptor, which yields MNFHRAAGLVTRTMQGVAVALAVPVLSLSLSLFAHAQTNTGRILGDVSDSSGALVPGAKVTITDVQRGTKRSLVTTQAGQYVAPDLLPGIYSVRVEAPTFKATERTNIQIEVASDAQVDFVLETGAASETVTVTMQVPLINTTSSSLGGTLGNKEINDLPLNGRNYENLLQLRPGIVRYPGGGFSTTSTNGLRAEDNAYIIDGLFNSEPFSGQSIINGAGIAGDSATILPVDAIQEFNLIENPPAEYGWKPGAMVNVALKSGTNTLHGTAYAFGRNTPMDARNYFNPISAGPKNPRSLEQFGGTVGGPILKDKLFYFGGYERQTYEVASISQLNTPLTVPFGNDPKNSVVDAIAGVEAAGIVPSTPSLTIGGCSVGPPIVCNGTGFPTNNGTSAAGPEFINYGLPNDVTTDNAVAKVDYQINQRHSINGLYFFGNNNGTVSDANELQTAWLTQIHTRAQVVGASWTFIINPRWLNEARFGYNTVYQPTFTNDRNKPASAYGLNTGVTNPLYFGLPRINISDFFPALNELGGFNWPKIQGPDRRFQFIDHVSYTVGKHAYKFGGEIHRDSFSGGAYAGGRGRIKFGFGTDAFPGATPLEDFFAGTPASGSLLTGDPTRQIHNWGFASFAQDDWRLTKNLTLNLGLRYELNTVVKEANNLLGNFDPAKGLVQVGQGINGPYNGEHYNFAPRLGFAWDITGSGRTVLRGGAGLIYETVNWESFLALNNSLGISTIPTGALGVGPNGGKGTGSISVGTVNFTGSALNWNAGYNSGASTVFPTGVINCGANPCSILGMVQNFRTPQVYSWNLNVEHSFKPDLVLEVAYVGNHGQKLVGIHDINQNVPSADFNHDEQSGRPFNALYPYLSFIYQMGNIYRSNYDGLQMTMTARNYHHFTAVAGYTYSHSLDNVGANWDFGAGSGIPQDSTHPEREYASSDFDIRHRLTLTTSYAIPGRKSFLQSLEGWQINSIVSLYGAQPWGPIDTGNDLSQTGEGVDRWDFFGNPRDFKSGGAVGIPVTGASDPVCMAHARSLATLATAGCYRVGNSVMTPPAPGTFGTMGRNTFRDTGYKNWDFSVDKNWHFHERYAAQFRAELFNFTNHPNFANPFGGQNGWGHNDPSVPGQFGCGCATPDVAASNPVIGSGGSRAVQLGLKLSF from the coding sequence ATGAACTTTCACAGAGCAGCCGGCCTTGTAACCAGAACGATGCAAGGGGTCGCTGTTGCCCTCGCGGTTCCGGTGCTTTCTCTCTCTCTCTCCCTCTTCGCCCACGCCCAGACCAACACTGGCCGCATCCTCGGCGACGTCAGCGACTCCTCAGGAGCTCTGGTCCCCGGGGCAAAGGTCACCATTACGGATGTACAGCGCGGAACCAAGCGCTCCCTGGTGACAACGCAGGCGGGCCAGTATGTGGCCCCCGACCTCCTGCCCGGCATCTACTCCGTGCGCGTCGAAGCGCCAACCTTCAAAGCTACCGAGCGCACCAATATTCAGATCGAAGTGGCTTCGGACGCGCAGGTCGATTTTGTTCTGGAGACGGGAGCAGCCTCGGAGACGGTCACAGTCACGATGCAGGTGCCGCTCATCAACACGACCTCCTCAAGCCTCGGGGGCACGCTGGGCAACAAGGAGATCAACGATCTCCCGCTCAATGGCCGCAACTACGAGAATCTGCTCCAGCTTCGTCCCGGCATCGTGCGTTATCCCGGCGGGGGCTTCTCCACAACCAGCACCAACGGCCTGCGCGCTGAGGATAACGCCTATATCATCGACGGCCTGTTCAATAGCGAGCCTTTCTCCGGACAGAGCATCATCAACGGAGCCGGCATCGCGGGAGACTCCGCAACCATCCTCCCTGTCGACGCGATCCAGGAGTTCAACCTTATCGAAAATCCGCCGGCGGAGTACGGTTGGAAGCCCGGAGCCATGGTCAACGTCGCGCTTAAATCCGGCACCAACACGCTCCACGGCACCGCCTATGCCTTTGGCCGAAACACTCCAATGGATGCGCGCAACTACTTCAATCCCATCTCGGCAGGGCCGAAGAATCCCCGCAGCCTCGAACAGTTCGGCGGTACCGTAGGCGGCCCCATCCTCAAGGACAAGCTCTTCTACTTCGGCGGATACGAACGGCAGACCTACGAGGTAGCGAGCATCAGCCAGTTGAACACCCCGCTCACCGTTCCTTTCGGGAACGACCCGAAGAACAGTGTTGTCGACGCCATTGCAGGGGTCGAAGCGGCTGGCATCGTCCCCAGCACCCCCAGTCTCACCATCGGAGGCTGTTCCGTCGGTCCGCCCATCGTCTGTAACGGTACAGGCTTTCCCACCAACAACGGCACCAGTGCGGCTGGCCCTGAGTTCATCAACTACGGACTGCCCAATGACGTCACCACCGACAACGCCGTCGCAAAGGTGGACTATCAGATCAATCAACGCCACTCGATCAACGGCCTCTACTTCTTCGGCAACAATAATGGAACCGTCTCCGACGCCAACGAACTCCAGACCGCGTGGCTGACTCAGATCCACACGCGCGCCCAGGTCGTTGGAGCGAGTTGGACCTTCATCATCAACCCGCGCTGGCTCAACGAAGCGCGCTTCGGCTACAACACCGTCTACCAGCCCACCTTCACCAACGACCGCAACAAGCCTGCCTCTGCTTACGGCCTGAACACCGGCGTCACCAATCCCCTATACTTCGGTCTACCGCGCATCAACATCTCGGACTTCTTCCCCGCGCTGAACGAACTGGGCGGATTTAACTGGCCCAAGATCCAAGGTCCCGACCGCCGCTTTCAGTTCATCGATCACGTCTCTTATACCGTCGGCAAACACGCCTACAAGTTTGGCGGCGAAATACACCGTGACAGCTTCTCCGGCGGAGCCTACGCCGGCGGTCGTGGCCGCATCAAGTTCGGCTTCGGCACCGACGCCTTCCCCGGCGCCACGCCGCTCGAAGACTTCTTCGCCGGCACGCCAGCATCCGGCAGCCTGCTCACGGGCGATCCCACCCGGCAGATTCACAACTGGGGATTCGCCAGCTTCGCTCAGGACGACTGGCGGCTCACCAAGAACCTCACCCTCAACCTCGGCCTTCGCTATGAACTGAACACTGTCGTCAAGGAAGCAAACAACCTCCTCGGAAACTTCGATCCCGCCAAAGGACTGGTCCAGGTAGGGCAGGGCATCAACGGCCCCTACAACGGCGAGCACTACAACTTCGCGCCGCGCCTGGGCTTCGCATGGGACATCACCGGAAGTGGCAGAACCGTACTGCGCGGCGGAGCCGGGCTCATCTACGAGACCGTCAACTGGGAGTCCTTCCTCGCTCTGAACAACTCGCTCGGCATCAGCACCATCCCCACCGGCGCGCTGGGTGTTGGTCCTAACGGCGGCAAGGGAACCGGTTCGATCTCGGTCGGTACCGTCAACTTCACTGGCTCCGCCCTCAACTGGAACGCGGGTTACAACAGCGGTGCCTCCACGGTCTTTCCCACCGGCGTGATCAACTGCGGAGCCAACCCCTGCAGCATCCTTGGCATGGTGCAGAACTTCCGCACCCCGCAGGTCTACAGCTGGAACCTGAACGTCGAGCACTCTTTCAAGCCCGACCTAGTGCTCGAGGTCGCCTACGTCGGCAACCACGGACAAAAACTCGTCGGCATTCACGACATCAACCAGAACGTTCCCTCGGCGGACTTCAACCACGACGAACAGTCCGGTCGCCCCTTCAACGCCCTCTATCCCTATCTTAGCTTCATCTATCAGATGGGCAACATCTACCGCTCCAACTACGACGGTCTGCAGATGACCATGACCGCCCGCAACTACCACCACTTCACCGCCGTCGCCGGCTACACCTACTCTCACTCGCTCGACAACGTAGGCGCGAACTGGGACTTCGGCGCAGGCTCCGGCATCCCCCAGGACAGCACCCATCCCGAACGCGAATACGCCAGCAGCGACTTCGACATTCGCCACCGCCTCACCCTCACCACCAGCTACGCCATCCCCGGCCGAAAATCATTCCTTCAATCCCTCGAAGGCTGGCAGATCAACTCCATCGTCAGCCTCTACGGAGCGCAGCCCTGGGGTCCCATCGATACCGGCAATGACCTCAGTCAGACCGGCGAAGGAGTCGATCGCTGGGACTTCTTCGGCAATCCTCGCGACTTCAAGTCAGGCGGCGCAGTAGGCATCCCTGTAACAGGTGCTAGCGATCCAGTCTGCATGGCCCATGCTCGCTCGCTCGCCACGCTGGCCACAGCCGGCTGCTACAGAGTGGGCAACTCCGTCATGACTCCGCCCGCGCCGGGAACCTTCGGCACCATGGGCCGAAATACCTTCCGCGACACCGGCTATAAAAACTGGGACTTCTCCGTCGATAAGAACTGGCACTTCCACGAGCGCTACGCAGCGCAGTTCCGCGCGGAGCTCTTCAACTTCACCAATCATCCCAACTTCGCCAACCCCTTCGGTGGCCAGAACGGCTGGGGCCACAACGATCCCTCCGTTCCAGGCCAATTCGGCTGCGGCTGCGCAACCCCAGACGTAGCGGCTTCAAATCCTGTCATCGGCTCAGGAGGCAGTCGCGCTGTGCAGCTCGGCCTCAAGCTCTCCTTCTAG